A genomic segment from Frateuria edaphi encodes:
- a CDS encoding YifB family Mg chelatase-like AAA ATPase, translated as MSLAVTLTRAQEGVSAPQVMVEVHLSGGLPGTHIVGLPEAAVREARDRVRVAIQNAAFEYPNRKVTVNLAPAELPKDGGRFDLAIALGILAAGGQVPREKLDECEFLGELALSGDLRGVSGVLPALLRARARGRRVVVPRANAAEAALVPEANVLVADTLADVCGWLRDAQELALPGPADHGQTTDPDVPDLVDVRGQLQARRALEIAAAGGHHLLLIGPPGTGKTMLAARLPGILPPLSESEALETCAVLSVAGQRVDPARWRQRPFRAPHHTASAVALVGGGSHPRPGEISLAHNGVLFLDELPEFTRHVLEVLREPLESGQILVSRAARQATFPAQFQLVAAMNPCPCGYAGDARERCRCTPDQIQRYRGRISGPLLDRIDLCVEVPRVPLAELGAPRSVYDEDSATVRARVVQARERALARAGRANSEINTRELERDCALGAPERRWFEAALERLGLSARAYHRILRVARSIADLDGGAALLDRAHLAEALQYRRF; from the coding sequence GTCACCCTCACGCGTGCCCAGGAAGGCGTTTCCGCACCGCAAGTGATGGTCGAGGTGCATCTGTCCGGCGGCCTGCCGGGCACGCATATCGTCGGCCTGCCGGAAGCTGCGGTGCGCGAGGCGCGTGACCGCGTGCGAGTGGCGATCCAGAACGCGGCGTTCGAATACCCCAACCGCAAGGTCACCGTGAACCTGGCGCCGGCCGAGCTGCCCAAGGACGGCGGCCGCTTCGACCTGGCCATCGCGCTGGGCATCCTGGCCGCGGGTGGTCAGGTGCCACGCGAAAAGCTGGACGAGTGCGAGTTCCTGGGAGAACTGGCGCTGTCGGGTGATCTGCGTGGCGTCTCGGGCGTGTTGCCGGCGCTGCTGCGCGCGCGGGCGCGCGGCCGGCGCGTAGTGGTGCCGCGCGCCAATGCCGCCGAGGCCGCGCTGGTGCCGGAGGCCAATGTACTGGTGGCCGATACGCTGGCGGACGTCTGTGGCTGGTTGCGCGACGCGCAGGAACTCGCCCTGCCGGGCCCGGCCGACCATGGGCAGACAACCGATCCGGACGTTCCCGACCTGGTCGACGTGCGCGGCCAGTTGCAGGCGCGCCGCGCGCTGGAAATTGCCGCTGCGGGCGGCCACCACCTTTTGCTGATTGGTCCGCCAGGCACCGGCAAGACCATGCTGGCCGCGCGCCTGCCCGGCATCCTGCCGCCGCTGAGCGAGAGCGAAGCGCTGGAAACCTGCGCCGTGCTGTCGGTCGCCGGGCAGCGTGTGGATCCGGCGCGCTGGCGCCAGCGGCCATTCCGCGCGCCGCATCACACCGCCTCGGCGGTGGCGCTGGTCGGTGGCGGTTCGCATCCGCGGCCGGGCGAGATATCGCTGGCGCACAACGGGGTGCTTTTTCTCGACGAACTGCCCGAGTTCACCCGGCACGTACTCGAAGTGCTGCGCGAGCCGCTGGAGTCCGGCCAGATCCTGGTGTCGCGCGCCGCGCGGCAGGCGACCTTCCCGGCCCAGTTCCAGTTGGTCGCGGCGATGAATCCGTGCCCCTGCGGCTATGCCGGCGACGCCCGCGAACGTTGCCGTTGCACGCCCGACCAGATCCAGCGCTACCGAGGGCGTATCTCCGGGCCGTTGCTGGACCGCATCGACCTGTGTGTCGAAGTACCGCGCGTGCCGCTCGCCGAGCTGGGGGCTCCGCGCAGTGTGTACGACGAAGACTCGGCCACCGTGCGCGCGCGCGTGGTCCAGGCCCGCGAGCGGGCGCTGGCCCGGGCAGGGCGTGCCAATTCCGAGATCAATACGCGCGAGCTGGAACGCGATTGCGCGCTGGGCGCGCCCGAGCGGCGCTGGTTCGAGGCGGCCCTGGAGCGACTGGGGCTGTCCGCGCGGGCCTATCACCGCATCCTGCGCGTGGCCCGATCGATCGCCGACCTCGACGGCGGCGCGGCTCTGCTCGATCGCGCACACCTGGCTGAGGCCCTGCAATACCGGCGTTTCTAG
- the aceB gene encoding malate synthase A, which translates to MAVPQERLDPGPLTVHGDTAAYTNLLTPDALVFLADLHRRFDARRQELLAARAERQAKWDAGALPDFRADTRAIREGNWQVAPVPAALRDRRVEITGPVERKMIINALNSGAKVFMADFEDSSTPTLANQMDGQQNLIDAVAGTIAWRSTDGRDYKLGANPAVLVVRPRGWHLPERHFEVDGEPMAGALVDFGLFAFHNARALQARDRGPYFYLPKLEAMEEAALWDEVMAHAESRLDLPRGCMKATVLIETLPAAFQMDEILHALRERIVGLNCGRWDYIFSYLKTLRGHHDRLLPERGQVQMTVPFLKAYSELLIKTCHRRGAFAMGGMAAQIPIKGDDAANEAALEKVRADKLREVHAGHDGTWVAHPALVPVAQEIFDRYMPEPNQLHVLREDVQVSRDQLLAPACGTITRAGFDNNVEVALRYTAAWLDGLGCVPIHHLMEDAATAEIARSQLWQWLHYAGDVISDCVPLEFPDGAPIDMALFDQALAAHAHRLRESTHPGARRADDAARLLGELTHADQLGTFLTLPAYDQLA; encoded by the coding sequence ATGGCCGTCCCGCAGGAACGACTCGACCCCGGCCCGCTGACCGTCCACGGCGATACCGCCGCCTACACCAACCTGCTCACCCCTGATGCGCTGGTCTTCCTGGCCGACCTGCACCGGCGCTTCGATGCCCGCCGGCAGGAACTGCTGGCCGCCCGCGCCGAGCGGCAGGCCAAGTGGGACGCCGGCGCCCTGCCCGATTTCCGCGCCGACACCCGCGCCATCCGCGAGGGCAACTGGCAGGTCGCACCGGTTCCGGCTGCGCTGCGCGATCGCCGCGTGGAAATCACCGGTCCGGTCGAGCGCAAGATGATCATCAACGCGCTCAATTCCGGCGCGAAGGTCTTCATGGCGGACTTCGAGGATTCGTCGACGCCAACCCTGGCCAACCAGATGGACGGCCAGCAGAACCTCATCGACGCGGTCGCTGGCACGATCGCCTGGCGCTCAACCGACGGTCGCGACTACAAGCTCGGCGCCAACCCGGCGGTGCTGGTGGTTCGCCCGCGCGGCTGGCACCTGCCCGAGCGGCACTTCGAGGTCGACGGCGAGCCGATGGCCGGCGCGCTGGTGGACTTCGGCCTGTTCGCCTTCCACAACGCCCGCGCCCTGCAGGCACGCGACCGCGGTCCGTACTTCTATCTTCCCAAGCTCGAGGCGATGGAAGAAGCCGCGCTTTGGGACGAGGTGATGGCACATGCCGAAAGCCGGCTCGACCTGCCGCGCGGGTGCATGAAGGCAACGGTGCTGATCGAGACGCTGCCCGCCGCGTTCCAGATGGACGAGATCCTGCACGCGCTGCGCGAGCGCATCGTCGGCCTCAACTGCGGCCGCTGGGACTACATTTTTTCCTACCTCAAAACCCTGCGCGGCCATCACGACCGGCTGCTGCCCGAGCGCGGCCAGGTGCAGATGACGGTGCCCTTCCTCAAGGCCTATTCCGAACTGCTGATCAAGACCTGCCACCGGCGCGGCGCCTTCGCGATGGGCGGCATGGCCGCGCAGATCCCGATCAAGGGCGATGACGCGGCGAACGAGGCGGCGCTGGAAAAAGTACGCGCGGACAAGCTGCGCGAGGTGCATGCCGGTCACGATGGCACCTGGGTTGCACACCCGGCGCTGGTACCGGTGGCGCAGGAGATCTTCGACCGCTACATGCCCGAGCCCAACCAGCTGCACGTGCTGCGCGAGGACGTCCAGGTCAGCCGCGACCAGCTGCTCGCCCCGGCCTGCGGCACGATTACCCGCGCCGGCTTCGACAACAACGTCGAGGTGGCGCTGCGCTACACCGCCGCCTGGCTCGATGGCCTGGGTTGCGTGCCGATCCACCATTTGATGGAAGACGCGGCGACCGCCGAGATCGCCCGTTCGCAGCTTTGGCAATGGCTGCATTACGCCGGCGACGTGATTTCGGACTGCGTACCGCTGGAGTTCCCCGACGGCGCGCCGATCGACATGGCGCTCTTCGACCAGGCACTCGCCGCGCACGCGCACCGCCTGCGCGAAAGCACGCATCCGGGCGCCCGTCGCGCCGACGACGCCGCCCGCCTGCTCGGCGAGCTGACCCACGCCGACCAGCTCGGCACCTTCCTCACCCTGCCCGCCTACGACCAATTGGCCTGA
- a CDS encoding cation:proton antiporter: protein MTLQPGLMLACMLGIGFLAQWVAWRVKLPAILFLLLAGIVLGPATGIFRPDAMLGGLLFPLVSLAVALILFEGSMTLRFHELPGIGRAVRGLVSYGAIAALLLLALAAHLIAGLGWDVALLFGALTCVTGPTVIAPMLRTLRPNARIANTLRWEGIVIDPLGALFAVLIYEAIVSHQEGHTVGVFLGTIACGAGIGALAAWALAWLLRRQLIPEYLQNFGVLATVLLAFSLSNAIAHESGLLAVTIMGISLGNIRNVHIDDIIDFKENLTTLLVSSLFILLAARLQWPLPEGMLWAGIAVFLVAQFLVRPLTVVFASVGSSLSWRERALIAWVAPRGIVAASVSALFALRLQELGVAGADAMVPLVFILIIGTVVLQSATARPLARWLGVAEPEPRGVLIYGSDEVARAIGKALADAGCRIVLADDAWDGIRRARMDGLATFFGNPASPHAERNLDLTGLGRLLAMSTHRERNSLACVHYRREFGREKVYRLRNLAPHEATDRAAISGNLLAPPLFGEEMTHARFAELLSAGWRIKSTRLSQTFGWSDFIERNGAQAVLLFGMDEKGNLRVVSAKRLLEPKAGWSAIALTPPMEPMG, encoded by the coding sequence ATGACGCTACAGCCCGGGCTGATGCTGGCGTGCATGCTCGGCATCGGCTTTCTCGCGCAATGGGTCGCCTGGCGGGTGAAGCTGCCGGCGATCCTGTTCCTGTTGCTGGCCGGCATCGTGTTGGGCCCCGCGACCGGCATCTTCCGGCCGGACGCGATGCTGGGCGGACTGTTGTTCCCGCTGGTCTCGCTGGCGGTGGCGCTGATCCTGTTCGAAGGCAGCATGACGCTGCGCTTCCACGAGCTGCCGGGGATCGGCCGCGCCGTGCGCGGCCTGGTCAGCTATGGCGCCATCGCGGCCTTATTGCTGCTGGCGCTGGCGGCGCATCTCATCGCGGGCCTCGGTTGGGACGTGGCGCTGCTGTTCGGCGCACTGACCTGCGTGACCGGGCCCACGGTAATCGCGCCCATGCTGCGCACCTTGCGGCCCAATGCGCGCATCGCCAACACGCTGCGCTGGGAAGGCATCGTGATCGATCCGCTGGGTGCATTGTTTGCGGTGCTGATCTACGAAGCCATCGTCTCGCACCAGGAGGGACACACGGTCGGCGTCTTCCTGGGCACCATCGCATGCGGCGCGGGCATCGGCGCGTTGGCGGCATGGGCGCTGGCGTGGTTGCTGCGGCGGCAACTGATCCCCGAGTACCTGCAGAACTTCGGCGTGCTGGCGACGGTGCTGCTGGCTTTCAGCCTGTCCAACGCGATCGCGCACGAATCGGGCCTGCTGGCCGTGACGATCATGGGCATCTCGCTGGGCAACATCCGCAACGTCCACATCGACGACATTATCGATTTCAAGGAAAACCTCACCACGCTGCTGGTCTCCAGCCTGTTCATCCTGCTCGCCGCGCGACTGCAGTGGCCGCTGCCGGAGGGCATGCTTTGGGCGGGCATCGCGGTGTTCCTGGTCGCGCAATTCCTGGTGCGACCGCTCACGGTGGTCTTCGCCAGCGTGGGCAGTTCGCTCAGCTGGCGCGAGCGCGCGCTGATCGCCTGGGTGGCGCCGCGCGGCATAGTCGCCGCTTCGGTTTCGGCGCTGTTTGCGCTGCGCCTGCAGGAGCTGGGCGTGGCCGGCGCCGATGCGATGGTGCCGTTGGTGTTCATCCTGATCATCGGCACGGTGGTGCTGCAAAGCGCGACCGCGCGGCCGCTGGCGCGCTGGCTGGGCGTGGCGGAGCCCGAGCCGCGCGGAGTGTTGATCTACGGGTCCGACGAGGTGGCGCGCGCGATCGGCAAGGCGCTGGCCGATGCCGGTTGCCGGATCGTGCTGGCGGACGATGCGTGGGACGGCATCCGTCGCGCGCGCATGGATGGGCTGGCCACGTTCTTCGGCAATCCGGCCTCGCCCCATGCCGAGCGCAACCTCGACCTGACGGGACTGGGCCGCTTACTGGCCATGTCGACCCATCGCGAGCGCAACTCGCTGGCCTGCGTGCACTACCGGCGTGAGTTCGGGCGCGAGAAGGTCTATCGGCTGCGCAACCTCGCGCCCCACGAGGCCACGGACCGCGCGGCGATCTCGGGCAATCTGCTGGCGCCGCCCTTGTTCGGCGAGGAGATGACGCATGCGCGCTTCGCCGAGCTGCTGTCGGCCGGATGGCGGATCAAGTCGACCCGCCTGAGCCAGACGTTCGGCTGGAGCGACTTCATCGAGCGCAACGGCGCCCAGGCGGTACTGCTGTTTGGCATGGACGAAAAGGGCAATCTGCGGGTGGTGTCGGCCAAGCGGTTGCTCGAACCGAAGGCAGGCTGGTCGGCGATTGCGCTGACGCCGCCAATGGAACCGATGGGCTGA
- the aceA gene encoding isocitrate lyase: MKTTLPTAEQITLDWTNNPRWAGVRRNYSAEDVVRLRGTVPIEHSLARHGAEKLWHSLHKEDFVNALGALTGNQAMQQVKAGLKAIYLSGWQVAADANVAGEMYPDQSLYPANSVPQVVKRINNTLLRADQLHHAEGSDEIDWLAPIVADAEAGFGGVLNAFELMKAMIEAGAAGVHFEDQLAAVKKCGHMGGKVLVPTREAIDKLTAARLAADVCGVPTLLVARTDADAADLLTSDVDDNDKPFLTGERTVEGFFRVKPGLDQAISRGLAYAPYADLVWCETSKPNLEDARRFAEAVRGKYPDKLLAYNCSPSFNWRKNLDDATIGKFQRELGAMGYKFQFITLAGFHSLNYGMFELAHGYARRQMSAFVDLQEKEFAAAERGFTAVKHQREVGTGYFDQVTQAIQQGQSSTVALKGSTEEAQFQRASAA, translated from the coding sequence ATGAAAACCACCCTCCCGACCGCCGAACAGATCACCCTGGACTGGACCAACAACCCGCGTTGGGCCGGCGTGCGCCGCAACTACAGCGCCGAGGACGTCGTGCGCCTGCGCGGCACCGTGCCGATCGAGCATTCGCTGGCCCGCCACGGCGCCGAGAAGCTCTGGCACTCGCTGCACAAGGAGGACTTCGTCAACGCGTTGGGCGCGCTGACCGGGAACCAGGCGATGCAGCAGGTCAAGGCGGGCCTCAAGGCCATTTATCTTTCCGGCTGGCAGGTCGCGGCCGACGCCAACGTCGCCGGCGAGATGTATCCGGATCAGTCGCTCTACCCGGCCAACTCGGTGCCGCAGGTGGTCAAGCGCATCAACAACACCTTGCTGCGCGCCGACCAACTGCACCACGCCGAGGGCAGCGACGAGATCGACTGGCTTGCGCCGATCGTGGCCGATGCGGAGGCCGGCTTCGGCGGCGTGCTCAACGCCTTCGAGCTGATGAAGGCGATGATCGAAGCCGGTGCCGCCGGCGTGCACTTCGAGGACCAGCTCGCCGCAGTGAAGAAGTGCGGACACATGGGCGGCAAGGTGCTGGTGCCGACCCGCGAGGCCATCGACAAGCTCACCGCCGCACGCCTGGCCGCCGACGTCTGCGGCGTGCCGACGCTGCTGGTGGCGCGCACCGACGCCGACGCGGCCGACCTGCTCACCTCCGATGTCGATGACAATGACAAGCCCTTCCTCACTGGCGAGCGCACCGTCGAAGGCTTCTTCCGCGTCAAGCCGGGCCTGGATCAGGCGATCAGCCGCGGCCTGGCCTACGCGCCTTACGCGGACCTGGTCTGGTGCGAGACCAGCAAGCCGAACCTGGAGGACGCACGCCGCTTCGCCGAGGCGGTCCGTGGCAAGTATCCGGACAAGCTGCTGGCCTACAACTGTTCGCCCAGCTTCAACTGGCGCAAGAACCTGGACGACGCGACCATTGGGAAATTCCAGCGTGAGCTCGGCGCGATGGGCTACAAATTCCAGTTCATCACGTTGGCCGGTTTCCATAGCCTCAACTACGGCATGTTCGAGCTCGCGCACGGCTATGCGCGCCGGCAGATGAGCGCGTTCGTGGACCTGCAGGAGAAGGAATTCGCCGCCGCCGAGCGTGGCTTCACCGCCGTCAAGCACCAGCGCGAGGTCGGCACCGGGTACTTCGACCAGGTGACGCAGGCGATACAGCAGGGGCAGTCTTCGACCGTGGCGCTGAAAGGGTCGACCGAGGAAGCACAGTTCCAGCGCGCATCGGCGGCCTGA